GCGCTCGTGGGCGGCACGGTACTCCTGCTCGAGCCGGTCGACGACGACTGCGACGGGCTCGATCGCGCGGATCGTCTGCAGGCCCTGGCCGGCGGCCCAGATGTCCTTCCAGCGGCCGGCGGGGCTCTGCCCGGAGTCGTAGTTGCGGGCCTCCGGCGCCACGAGGTTGTCGGGGTCCAGGCCGTTGGCCACCAGGCTGGGGCGCAGCCACGAGGCGTCGGTGCCGGTGATGCCCGAACTGACGATCAGGTCCTCGGGGCCGTGGTCGACGACCATCTGCTTGTAGGCCTCGGGGGCCAGACTCTCGGTGGTCACCAGGAACCGGGTGCCCATGTAGACGAGGTCGGCGCCCGCGGCGATCGCCCCGGCCACGCCGTAGCCGTCGCTGATGCCGCCGCCGACGGTGATGATGCCGTCGAAGAACTCGCGCACCGCCGAGACGAACGCGAACGGTGAGAGGTGGCCGGTGTGGCCGCCGGCACCGCTGGACACGCACGCGAGGCCGTCGACACCGAGCGCCACCGCCTTGCGGGCCAGGGTCAGGTTGACCACGTCGGCGATGACGATGCCGCCGTAGCCGTGGACGGTCTCCATGACGGGGGCGGGGGAACCGAGCGCGGTGATGACGATCGGCGGCTGGTGCTCGGCCACGAGGCGCAGGTCGTCGGCCAGGCGGGTGTTGGTGCGGTGGGTGACCAGGTTGACCGCCCACGGAGCCACCGGGCTGCTGGCCGAGCTCGGGGTGGCGCGCAGGCCGTCGCCGATCGTGCCCATCCAGGTGTCGAGCTCCTCGGCGGTCCGGCAGTTGGGGGCCGGGAACGCGCCGACCACGCCGGAGGTGCACGCCGCGACGACGAGTTCGGGCCCGGAGATGAGGAACATGGGCGCGGCCACGACGGGCAGGCGGAGGGGACTGGGCAGGCTCGGGCTCATCAGGTTCTTCCTACGAGGTGGCGGGTCGGGTCGGGCCCTCGAGCCCGGAGAACTGTGGGGGACGGCGTTCCATGAAGCTGGCGACGCCCTCGCGGAAGTCCGCCGACGCCAGGAAGTCGTCGACGATCGCGTCGGTCTCGGCGACGGCGGTCGCGAGGGTGCGCTCGCGGGTGGTCCACAGCCGGCCCTTGATCTGCGCCATCGACTGTGGCGAGCAGTGGTCGGCCAGGTCGCGGGCGATCGCGGTCGCGCGGGCGAGCGGGTCGTCGGCGGTCTCGGTGACCACTCCGTGCCGGGCCGCCTCGGCGCCGTCGAAGGTGCGGCCGGTGAGCAGCAGGTCATGGGCCACGCCGGCGCCGACGATGCGCTCCAGCAGCCACTCGGCGCCGTGCATCGCGGGCAGGCCGCGGCGCGCGAAGGCGGTCGAGAAGCGGGCGGTCGGTGCGGCGACCCGCAGGTCGCACATCAGCGCCTGTGCCAGGCCGACCCCGGCGCACGGGCCCTCGATAGCCGCGACGAGCGGCTTGGGAACCGTGGAGGGGAACCACTCCGGCTGCTCGATCTCGTCGGCCAGCGGGTTGGTGGTGCCGGTCTCGGTGTAGGTGGTGAGGGCCGCGGTGTCGGCGCCCGGGCAGAAGGAGCCGCCCGCGCCGGTCACCACGATCGCGCGGACCTCAGGATCCTCCCAGCAGGTCTGCAGCGCCCCGAAGTAGCCGGCCTGCATGCCGACGGTCCAGGCGTTGCGGCGCTCGGGCCGGTGCAGCGTCACGGTGGCGACGCCGTCGGTG
The Aeromicrobium marinum DSM 15272 genome window above contains:
- a CDS encoding NAD(P)H-dependent flavin oxidoreductase, which codes for MSPSLPSPLRLPVVAAPMFLISGPELVVAACTSGVVGAFPAPNCRTAEELDTWMGTIGDGLRATPSSASSPVAPWAVNLVTHRTNTRLADDLRLVAEHQPPIVITALGSPAPVMETVHGYGGIVIADVVNLTLARKAVALGVDGLACVSSGAGGHTGHLSPFAFVSAVREFFDGIITVGGGISDGYGVAGAIAAGADLVYMGTRFLVTTESLAPEAYKQMVVDHGPEDLIVSSGITGTDASWLRPSLVANGLDPDNLVAPEARNYDSGQSPAGRWKDIWAAGQGLQTIRAIEPVAVVVDRLEQEYRAAHERFAGLALAPA
- a CDS encoding enoyl-CoA hydratase-related protein, which gives rise to MSDDQPVLLEVTDGVATVTLHRPERRNAWTVGMQAGYFGALQTCWEDPEVRAIVVTGAGGSFCPGADTAALTTYTETGTTNPLADEIEQPEWFPSTVPKPLVAAIEGPCAGVGLAQALMCDLRVAAPTARFSTAFARRGLPAMHGAEWLLERIVGAGVAHDLLLTGRTFDGAEAARHGVVTETADDPLARATAIARDLADHCSPQSMAQIKGRLWTTRERTLATAVAETDAIVDDFLASADFREGVASFMERRPPQFSGLEGPTRPATS